In Trichoderma atroviride chromosome 2, complete sequence, one DNA window encodes the following:
- a CDS encoding uncharacterized protein (BUSCO:EOG092D4H30) codes for MPKFFCDYCDVYLTHDSMSVRKAHNSGRNHLRNVVDYYQQIGHEKAQSVIDSITSSYAAEGQAHANPMLLQNQPGHAFPPFGFPGGKLCDGNPILSP; via the exons ATGCCCAAGT TCTTCT GCGATTACTGCGATGTCTACCTCACGCACGACTCCATGTCAGTGCGCAAGGCACACAACAGCGGCCGAAACCACCTGCGCAACGTCGTAGACTACTATCAGC AAATCGGCCACGAAAAGGCCCAGTCCGTCATCGACTCCATCACCTCTTCCTACGCCGCCGAGGGCCAGGCCCACGCGAACCCGATGCTTCTTCAGAACCAGCCCGGCCACGCATTCCCGCCGTTTGGGTTCCCCGGCGGTAAGCTATGCGATGGCAATCCTATCCTCTCCCCTTAG
- a CDS encoding uncharacterized protein (SECRETED:SignalP(1-24)~TransMembrane:1 (n11-19c24/25o191-211i)), with protein sequence MALKALSPMRWLSGLLLLVSAANALKFDLLAHPGGESLKKERCIRNFVGSDTLVVVTSTVDGYKGDGMLVNIHVRDAIGNEYGRAKDVAGESRIVFTSHADAAFDVCFENLFSGNTKPRQNLRVVELDIDIGADAKDWSAIQATEKLKPVEAELRRIEELTGEIVREMEFLRSREQKLRDTNESTNNRVKWFGVGTTWLLVILWAWQIMYLRAYFRSKHLI encoded by the exons ATGGCGCTCAAGGCCCTCTCGCCCATGCGCTGGCTCagcggcctgctgctgctcgtcagCGCCGCCAACGCCCTCAAGTTCGACCTGCTCGCCCACCCCGGCGGCGAGAGcctcaagaaggagagatGCATCCGCAACTTTGTGGGCAGCGAcacgctggtggtggtgacgtCGACGGTGGACGGCTACAAGGGAGACGGCATGCTGGTCAACATTCAT gtTCGTGATGCCATTGGCAACGAATACGGCCGAGCCAAGGACGTTGCGGGCGAGTCCCGAATCGTCTTCACCTCCcacgccgacgccgcctTTGACGTCTGCTTCGAGAACCTCTTCAGTGGCA ACACCAAACCCCGACAGAACCTCCGCGTCGTCGAGCTCGACATCGACATTGGCGCCGACGCAAAGGACTGGTCCGCCATCCAGGCCaccgagaagctcaagcccgtcgaggccgagctgCGCCGCATCGAGGAGCTGACCGGCGAGATTGTCCGCGAGATGGAGTTCCTCCGCTCGCGCGAGCAGAAGCTGCGCGACACAAACGAGAGCACAAACAACCGCGTCAAGTGGTTCGGCGTCGGCACCACCTGGCTGCTGGTCATCCTGTGGGCGTGGCAGATTATGTACCTGAGGGCGTACTTCCGCTCAAAGCACTTGATCTAG